CTATCAGTATGTGAAAAATTACATGACAGCAACAGATCAAGAAATTCAGAATAATGCTGACCCAATAATGGATATAATTGCAACAGCACCAAGtgattctttatattttattgagaGAATAAATCTTATATCAGCAATTATAAGTATGAGTACATCATTTCCTTACTTgacatatttaattatatactgGAATGATTGTTCATGTAATGACATATTAAGGTGGTGGATTGTTATCAACAGCATATTGCAATTAATACAAGCCCCCGTGcgatttttcttatatttcttGTTAAGAAAATACAAACTGGAAAATGAAAGGATGCATATTCACGcgtaagaaataaaattagcatatatttacttatatgtatacaatatatgtatattacacCTGCGAGATATAAACGCATGAAGTCACGTGTGCTGAATagttacatttatatacattaataggactttttttttttttttttttaaatcgcTACGACTTTCTTTTTACACCTGTTTACGGATGTATTCACGAATATATGCATTTGTATATGGTCATTTttgcatatgcatatatatatacatacatacatatatacatacatacatacatacatatatacatacatacatacatacatacatacatacatacatacatacatacatacatacatacatacatacatacatacatacatacatacatacatacatacatacatacatacatacatacatacatacatacatacatacatacatacatacatacatacatacatacatacatacatacatacatacatacatacatacatacatacatacatacatacttttTTGTGACACCTCCCAACGTTTATCcgcaatatttttattaaccttTTAGGTTAAGAAGATTGACTAGTTCCAAAGGTTGGAAATTAAGTAAGAAATTCAGTTtactaaattatttatgGTTTATAACTGGTACCGTTGTGATGGTAGTCACAAGAAAGTACACGAAGAACTTTTACCTGTGGTTCATATCATGgactattattttatcatgtATATTTAGAGTGTTCTTTACAATTGTTTGGTtctgttttttctttccttatCATCAAAATA
The window above is part of the Plasmodium malariae genome assembly, chromosome: 10 genome. Proteins encoded here:
- the PmUG01_10014700 gene encoding RING zinc finger protein, putative, whose product is MAEEENTVRAYFRRIYINTSHYVKNYMTATDQEIQNNADPIMDIIATAPSDSLYFIERINLISAIISMSTSFPYLTYLIIYWNDCSCNDILRWWIVINSILQLIQAPVRFFLYFLLRKYKLENERMHIHALRRLTSSKGWKLSKKFSLLNYLWFITGTVVMVVTRKYTKNFYLWFISWTIILSCIFRVFFTIVWFCFFFPYHQNIPKKRKGVTKLFFSEIPTFKHSADRKLKNESCSICLSDFIEKDDIVELRCLHNFHTRCAKKWLSQRRQCPLCQRDVMKMD